From a single Accipiter gentilis chromosome 10, bAccGen1.1, whole genome shotgun sequence genomic region:
- the DUOXA2 gene encoding dual oxidase maturation factor 2: MTLFDGVYPFYPQQRKAFVFDVSTIIVIVVFLTFACSFLLIIPGIRGRVRLYWTVRVLLSLVVGVVIVAVQFTGDWETGWVKANTFYKSFSHALVNADIGLHVGLAGVNITLMGNPVNQVNETINYNEHFAWSFDADYDHSYAEGLEKGLPSPILYVAEKFTMQSPCGVHRQYRISSHYASATLWVAFCTWLISNMLFSMPVLVYGGYMLLVTGAFMIFSLLSFSTVRNSPMCLIQFGTATLHIGYGGSFWLTLAIGLLCFVSGITVVTLHYFNLDLLKTFFDLHEDNVEEYQVMTEVFVNPHFVSKGLSSSQPSKLNPNSI; this comes from the exons ATGACTCTCTTTGACGGTGTCTACCCCTTCTACCCGCAGCAGAGGAAGGCCTTCGTGTTCGATGTCAGCACCATCATAGTGATCGTGGTCTTCCTAACTTTCGCTTGCAGCTTCCTGCTCATCATCCCTGGCATCCGCGGACGGGTG AGGCTGTACTGGACTGTCCGGGTTCTACTCAGCCTCGTTGTGGGAGTGGTGATTGTTG CTGTCCAGTTCACGGGGGACTGGGAGACTGGTTGGGTGAAGGCAAACACCTTCTACAAGTCCTTCAGCCATGCCCTGGTGAACGCGGACATTGGGCTGCATGTCGGCCTGGCAGGGGTGAACATCACGCTCATGG GAAACCCAGTGAATCAGGTCAACGAGACCATCAACTACAACGAGCACTTTGCCTGGAGCTTTGATGCAGACTATGACCACAGCTATGCTGAAGGCCTAGAGAAGGGGCTGCCCAGCCCCATCCTCTACGTGGCAGAGAAGTTCACCATGCAAAGCCCCTGTGGCGTGCACAGGCAGTACCGCATCTCCAGCCACTATGCATCAGCCACTCTCTG GGTGGCCTTTTGCACTTGGCTCATCTCCAACATGCTCTTCTCCATGCCTGTCCTAGTCTATGGAGGGTACATGCTCCTGGTCACAGGGGCCTTCATGATCTTTTCGTTGCTCTCATTCTCCACTGTGAGGAACTCCCCCATGTGCCTGATCCAGTTTGGGACTGCAACCCTACACATAGGCTATGGGGGATCTTTCTGGCTCACACTAGCGATTG GCTTGCTCTGTTTTGTGTCTGGAATCACTGTTGTCACACTGCACTACTTCAACCTGGACCTACTGAAAACTTTCTTTGATCTCCATGAGGACAATGTAGAGGAGTACCAGGTCATGACTGAAGTGTTCGTCAACCCTCATTTTGTGAGCAAAGGACTGTCTTCTTCTCAGCCCTCCAAACTCAACCCCAACAGCATCTAG
- the DUOXA1 gene encoding dual oxidase maturation factor 1 translates to MTLWNGSFPFYPRTNACFPFDTTRAIIISIFLSMLATFIIILPGIRGRGRLFWFLRVVMALFVGAVVLTIQFTRDWENGWVRANTSYKSFSRALVNVEIGLHIGLAGVNITLVGNPVNQVNETINYNEHFAWSFDADYDHSYSEGLEKGLPSPILYVAEKFTMQSPCGVHRQYRISSHYASLTLWMAFCTWLISILLFSMPILLYGGYMLLLTATLMLFSLLFFFTARSAPKCPIQFGPASLKTDYGGSFWLTLATGLLCLLLGLGIIILNSMQPEKLKLVFNLDEGKGEDEERWDTSYLPAEPSSSAQDVLMVPLGELCEVTATQL, encoded by the exons ATGACGCTGTGGAACGGCTCCTTCCCCTTCTACCCCAGAACCAATGCGTGCTTCCCCTTTGACACTACCCGGGCCATCATCATCTCCATCTTCCTCTCCATGTTGGCCACTTTTATCATCATCCTGCCAGGGATCCGAGGCAGGGGG CGACTCTTCTGGTTCCTGCGGGTGGTGATGGCCCTCTTCGTGGGAGCGGTGGTCCTCA CCATACAGTTCACCAGGGACTGGGAGAACGGCTGGGTGAGAGCCAATACCTCCTACAAGTCCTTCAGCCGTGCCCTGGTGAATGTGGAAATTGGGCTGCACATTGGCCTGGCAGGGGTGAACATCACACTAGTGG GAAACCCAGTGAATCAGGTCAACGAGACCATCAACTACAATGAGCACTTTGCCTGGAGCTTTGATGCAGACTATGACCACAGCTATAGTGAAGGCCTGGAGAAGGGGCTGCCCAGCCCCATCCTCTACGTGGCAGAGAAGTTCACCATGCAAAGTCCCTGCGGCGTGCACAGGCAGTACCGCATCTCCAGCCACTACGCATCCCTCACCCTGTG GATGGCCTTTTGCACGTGGCTCATTTCCATCCTATTGTTCTCCATGCCCATCCTGCTCTACGGTGGCTACATGCTCCTGCTCACTGCCACACTGATGCTCTTCTCACTGCTCTTCTTCTTCACTGCGAGAAGTGCTCCGAAGTGTCCCATCCAGTTTGGCCCAGCTTCCCTGAAAACAGACTATGGTGGATCCTTTTGGCTGACATTAGCAACAG GGCTGCTGTGTCTGCTGCTGGGACTGGGCATCATCATCCTGAACTCCATGCAGCCAGAGAAACTGAAGCTTGTCTTTAACCTGGACGAGGGAAAGGGGGAAGATGAGGAGCGGTGGGACACGTCCTACCTGCCAGCTGAGCCCAGCTCCTCTGCGCAGGATGTGCTGATGGTTCCCCTGGGTGAGCTTTGTGAGGTGACAGCCACCCAGCTGTAA